The sequence aatttagtaactattacgtatgtaattaaattggtacaaatacttaaataaattttattaatcgagacaaatactttttctattttatatgttataaaattaagtttacatgatattaacatagatataaagtacatttttaatattgacatctgctaaaaaatattttatactcttattattttgatcgtttgtatttctttataacaaattttttaaataaaagataacaataaaaaaattatgggatgtttaatagttttagtaatttataattttaaaaatattcaatgcaaagtttaaaatctaaatattaagttgtcaataattgttcaaaatgtttatcaaaaacattcaatgcaaattcgaaattaaaatacttatgtattttatattttatatggtatataatgtattttaaaaaatattaatatacatatatataatatttattaaatgagacttcctacttctgtaatttcataatcatttgtatcttgttataacataaagtttagaccatggatcacaaaagtttcaatgtgagatttttaacaactttagtcatttatattcgtttttaaaaattttaaatatagcatatacgaaaaaatctaagtTAACATGGTTgttcaatttattttaattagttaaattttttaaaatgatagaatagagtaatttttatcaaatattttattattcaaaatcattaattgtcatatataatttagccacattaggtaattccgtgatttttatttaaggaaacaatgaagaacatttatgattagtttatggttagtttaataaaaagtttattatacatttatatggaccaacatatttttctaaggattctaagaatgattgtggtgatgacatgtggctacaaaaatatgttgtgatgcttctcttttaatatataggggatattacAACACACTAAAACAAAGCTCACAAATTTATATTACAATAcacattaaaacaaattttacaCAATTATATCACAGTACACACTAaacaaaagtttaaaacaaagtttacaaaattatattacaaaCACACATTAAAACaaagtttataaaatcatacTACATTTTAATAGGGTTCTTCTCCATCTCCATCATCAGAAGAAGACGATGATACATTACATTGGAATTCATCCTCTGGTTCAACATCTTCCACATCAATATCAAGATTTATAGGTTGTACCCGAGCATGAACCAAATCGTCGACTGCAAGTTCTTCAATTGTAGTCATTAAAACAGCATCATCATTTTCTTGTTGCAACAGTGTCGGTTCTTTATCTTCATATTCTCCTGAAATGATTCTCCTTGGATTCACTTTTAAAACATTGAGCCACGACTGCTTTGGTTTCTTAACGTACGGATACGGGATATAACAAACTTGATCTGCTTGAGACGCTGTGCAATATCAAATAATaagaatataattaaattaactatcaaattataaaaatttaattacaaCATAAAATACGTACCTAGAATAAGTGGTTCGTATTTATAGTATTTCCGCGATGAAAGAACGTCGACGATGCCTCCATTTCTCCGTTGAGTGCCTCTACCAATTACCGGATCATACCACTTACACTTAAAAAGTGTGATTTTCAAATTGACCGATCCCTCATACTGAATTTGTATGATATCAGTCAATATCCCGTAGTAATTGGCTTCATCGGATGCATTTGTGTAACTTTCTCCTTTAACACTCACACCATAATTACATGTCTTTCTTCCCTCGCCATGCTTCTGCGTATGGAACAAATAGCCTTTTGTGAAGTACATGGGCCATGTTCTGGTCCTAGTCAGGGGTCCATTCGAAATATCTTTAACCCACACAGGAAAATTATATGTGTTGCTCCAATAGCTAACctgcaacatatatatatatatatataattataatatatatataattataaacatttagttatataatgGTATGTTAGTCAAACGTACATAATCTTTCACCCATAAATGATATTCGTCAGCTCTCTTCGCAGAGAGGTCTTTTTCGGAGAGGTCTGGTATTTTGCACTAAGAAAATCTTCAAACATCCTATATTAGCCAAACACAAATTAATATGGGCAACTATAGTTGGATAAATCAATATGGAAGATGataatattatcaaattatacCTCTCAGGTGGCTGAAAATAATCACAATTGCGTAAAACATATGCATGTGCGCATCTATAGTCTTTCTCGGAAAGCCATATTTCTTGCATTTCTCCACTTGGACGTCCTACGTGCGTAAATATATCAGGTACTCCAGGGACATGATATACGGGGACTTCACCTTCATCAAATCTTGTGAACCTGCACAAAGGATtatgaaattaataaatattatatataacaaaggcatttttaaacacattaaaattaaatatgagGAATAATGATAGTGTTTACCTTGATTTGGTTTGTATATGATCAGAAAAGTAGTGTTCTGAGAAGTAAGCTATCTCCTCGTTGATATATGATTCGACAATCGAGCCGGCCGCAAATCTTTTGTTC comes from Brassica rapa cultivar Chiifu-401-42 chromosome A02, CAAS_Brap_v3.01, whole genome shotgun sequence and encodes:
- the LOC117131854 gene encoding uncharacterized protein LOC117131854, with the protein product MLQVSYWSNTYNFPVWVKDISNGPLTRTRTWPMYFTKGYLFHTQKHGEGRKTCNYGVSVKGESYTNASDEANYYGILTDIIQIQYEGSVNLKITLFKCKWYDPVIGRGTQRRNGGIVDVLSSRKYYKYEPLILASQADQVCYIPYPYVKKPKQSWLNVLKVNPRRIISGEYEDKEPTLLQQENDDAVLMTTIEELAVDDLVHARVQPINLDIDVEDVEPEDEFQCNVSSSSSDDGDGEEPY